From Nocardioides daedukensis, the proteins below share one genomic window:
- a CDS encoding MFS transporter: MSPTFRSLHNPNYRKYAAGSLVSNVGTWMQRIAQDWLVLVLTGSGTALGITTGLQFLPVLLLSPYAGLIADRLPKRRLLQITQAAMGISSLMLGLITVLGVVQVWHVYAIALIFGVAAAFDAPARQSFVSELVDADDLTNAVGLNSATFNMARILGPGLAGLMIGALGGGVWATGWVILVNAVSYGAVIWQLRAMDATLLHPSKPAPRGPGMLRDGVRYVAGQPKMVMILIIVFFAGTFGMNFQITSALMATEVFGKGASEFGLLGSTMAIGSLAGALMAARRPRVRLRLLVIAGVGFGLAEIVAGLLPSYVVFAAFSPLIGFSTITLLNSANAVMQLESDPMMRGRVMALYMTIVMGGTPLGAPVIGWIGEIAGARWTLVVGGLLVIGGTALGAATYVRMEKARTLRERAILTPEHAPSNVIPRVWDNPAVARARK, translated from the coding sequence TTGAGTCCCACGTTCCGTTCCCTGCACAACCCGAACTACCGGAAGTACGCCGCCGGCAGCCTGGTGTCCAACGTCGGCACCTGGATGCAGCGCATCGCCCAGGACTGGCTGGTCCTGGTGCTCACCGGCAGCGGCACCGCCCTGGGCATCACCACCGGGCTCCAGTTCCTGCCGGTCCTGCTGCTCTCGCCGTACGCCGGCCTGATCGCCGACCGACTCCCCAAGCGGCGGTTGCTGCAGATCACCCAGGCGGCGATGGGCATCTCGTCGCTGATGCTCGGCCTGATCACCGTCCTCGGCGTGGTCCAGGTGTGGCACGTCTATGCGATCGCGCTCATCTTCGGTGTCGCGGCGGCCTTCGACGCGCCCGCCCGCCAGTCCTTCGTGTCCGAGCTGGTCGATGCCGATGACCTCACCAACGCGGTCGGCCTCAACTCGGCGACCTTCAACATGGCCCGGATCCTGGGCCCGGGTCTCGCCGGGTTGATGATCGGCGCACTGGGCGGTGGGGTCTGGGCCACCGGCTGGGTGATCCTGGTCAACGCGGTCTCCTACGGCGCAGTGATCTGGCAGCTCCGGGCGATGGACGCCACCCTGCTGCACCCCTCGAAGCCGGCGCCGCGTGGGCCGGGCATGCTGCGCGACGGTGTCCGCTACGTCGCCGGCCAGCCCAAGATGGTGATGATCCTGATCATCGTCTTCTTCGCCGGCACCTTCGGGATGAACTTCCAGATCACCTCGGCGCTGATGGCCACCGAAGTCTTCGGCAAGGGCGCCAGCGAGTTCGGCCTGCTCGGCTCCACGATGGCGATCGGCTCGCTGGCCGGAGCCCTGATGGCCGCGCGCCGCCCACGGGTCCGACTGCGCCTGCTGGTCATTGCCGGAGTCGGCTTCGGCCTGGCCGAGATCGTCGCCGGACTGCTGCCGTCGTACGTCGTGTTCGCGGCGTTCAGCCCGCTGATCGGCTTCTCGACGATCACCCTGCTCAACTCCGCCAACGCCGTGATGCAGCTCGAGTCCGACCCGATGATGCGCGGCCGGGTGATGGCGCTCTACATGACCATCGTGATGGGCGGGACCCCGCTGGGCGCGCCGGTGATCGGCTGGATCGGAGAGATCGCCGGAGCCCGCTGGACCCTGGTCGTCGGGGGACTGCTGGTCATCGGTGGCACCGCCCTCGGGGCCGCGACGTACGTCCGGATGGAGAAGGCGCGCACGTTGCGGGAACGGGCCATTTTGACCCCCGAACATGCACCGAGTAACGTGATCCCCCGTGTCTGGGACAACCCGGCCGTTGCGCGTGCTCGAAAGTGA
- the rpsL gene encoding 30S ribosomal protein S12: MPTIQQLVRKGRQDKVSKSKTPALKGSPQRRGVCTRVYTTTPKKPNSALRKVARVRLSSGVEVTAYIPGVGHNLQEHSIVLVRGGRVKDLPGVRYKIIRGSLDTQGVKNRKQARSRYGAKKEKS; this comes from the coding sequence GTGCCCACCATTCAGCAGTTGGTCCGCAAGGGCCGCCAGGACAAGGTGTCCAAGAGCAAGACGCCTGCCCTCAAGGGTTCGCCCCAGCGACGCGGTGTGTGCACCCGCGTCTACACCACCACCCCGAAGAAGCCGAACTCCGCCCTCCGCAAGGTCGCCCGCGTGCGCCTGTCGAGCGGCGTCGAGGTCACGGCGTACATCCCGGGCGTTGGTCACAACCTCCAGGAGCACTCCATCGTGCTCGTCCGCGGCGGTCGCGTGAAGGACCTCCCCGGTGTTCGTTACAAGATCATTCGCGGTTCGCTCGACACCCAGGGTGTGAAGAACCGTAAGCAGGCCCGCAGCCGCTACGGCGCCAAGAAGGAGAAGAGCTGA
- the rpsG gene encoding 30S ribosomal protein S7: protein MPRKGPAPKRPIDVDPVYGSPVVSQLVSKVLQDGKKQVAQRIVYTALEGCREKTGTDPVVTLKRALDNVKPAIEVKSRRVGGATYQVPIEVKGTRGTTLALRWLVGYAAARREKTMAERLMNEILDASNGLGAAVKKREDTHKMAESNKAFAHYRW from the coding sequence ATGCCGCGCAAGGGTCCCGCGCCGAAGCGCCCGATCGATGTCGACCCCGTTTACGGGTCGCCGGTCGTCTCCCAGTTGGTCAGCAAGGTGCTCCAGGACGGCAAGAAGCAGGTTGCCCAGCGGATCGTCTACACCGCCCTCGAGGGCTGCCGCGAGAAGACCGGCACCGACCCGGTCGTCACGCTCAAGCGTGCGCTCGACAACGTGAAGCCGGCCATCGAGGTCAAGTCCCGCCGCGTCGGCGGCGCCACCTACCAGGTCCCGATCGAGGTCAAGGGCACCCGCGGCACCACGCTCGCGCTGCGCTGGCTGGTCGGCTACGCCGCGGCCCGTCGTGAGAAGACGATGGCCGAGCGCCTGATGAACGAGATCCTCGACGCCAGCAACGGCCTTGGTGCCGCTGTGAAGAAGCGCGAAGACACTCACAAGATGGCCGAGTCGAACAAGGCCTTCGCCCACTACCGCTGGTGA